A genomic stretch from Theobroma cacao cultivar B97-61/B2 chromosome 4, Criollo_cocoa_genome_V2, whole genome shotgun sequence includes:
- the LOC18601193 gene encoding glutamine synthetase cytosolic isozyme 2: protein MSLLSDLVNLNLSDCTEKIIAEYIWIGGSGMDLRSKARTLSGPVSDPSKLPKWNYDGSSTGQAPGEDSEVILYPQAIFKDPFRRGNNILVMCDAYTPAGEPIPTNKRCAAAKIFRHPDVVAEEPWYGIEQEYTLLQKDVKWPIGWPLGGYPGPQGPYYCGVGVDKAFGRDIVDSHYKACLYAGINISGINGEVMPGQWEFQVGPAVGISAGDELWVARYILERITEIAGVVLSFDPKPIQGDWNGAGAHTNYSTKSMRCDGGYEVIKKAIQKLGQRHKEHIAAYGEGNERRLTGRHETADINTFLWGVANRGASIRVGRDTEKEGKGYFEDRRPASNMDPYVVTSMIAETTIVWKP, encoded by the exons ATGTCGCTTCTTTCAGATCTTGTTAACCTTAATCTCTCAGACTGCACTGAGAAAATCATTGCTGAGTACATATG GATCGGTGGATCTGGCATGGACCTCAGAAGCAAAGCAAGG ACTCTTTCTGGACCTGTGAGCGATCCTTCAAAGCTTCCCAAGTGGAATTATGATGGTTCCAGCACTGGTCAGGCTCCTGGAGAAGATAGTGAAGTGATCTTAta TCCTCAAGCTATCTTCAAAGATCCATTTAGGAGGGGCAACAATATTCTT GTCATGTGCGATGCTTACACTCCAGCTGGTGAGCCGATTCCCACAAACAAGAGATGCGCTGCTGCAAAGATATTTAGGCATCCTGATGTTGTTGCCGAAGAACCCTG GTATGGAATTGAGCAGGAGTATACCTTGTTGCAGAAGGATGTTAAATGGCCCATTGGATGGCCTCTTGGTGGCTACCCCGGACCTCAG GGACCTTATTATTGTGGTGTTGGGGTCGACAAAGCCTTTGGCCGTGATATTGTTGATTCTCATTACAAAGCTTGTTTATATGCTGGAATTAACATCAGTGGCATCAATGGAGAAGTGATGCCAGGACAG TGGGAATTTCAAGTTGGTCCAGCAGTCGGCATCTCTGCTGGAGATGAGTTGTGGGTTGCACGTTACATTTTGGAG AGGATTACCGAGATAGCTGGAGTGGTGCTCTCCTTTGATCCTAAGCCAATTCAG GGAGACTGGAACGGTGCAGGTGCTCACACAAATTACAG TACAAAGTCGATGAGATGTGATGGAGGCTATGAGGTTATCAAGAAAGCAATTCAAAAGCTTGGGCAAAGGCACAAAGAACACATTGCTGCATATGGAGAAGGCAATGAGCGCCGTCTCACTGGGCGACATGAGACTGCTGACATTAACACTTTCTTATGG GGTGTTGCAAACCGTGGGGCATCCATCCGTGTTGGCCGGGACACtgagaaagaaggaaaagggtATTTTGAAGACAGGAGGCCAGCTTCAAACATGGATCCATACGTTGTAACTTCCATGATTGCTGAGACCACCATCGTGTGGAAACCATGA